One Apostichopus japonicus isolate 1M-3 chromosome 14, ASM3797524v1, whole genome shotgun sequence genomic window carries:
- the LOC139980324 gene encoding cyclic nucleotide-gated channel cone photoreceptor subunit alpha-like isoform X2: protein MSQQCKEDTLNREYSSDVGVCIGQSTRCYAPVSPTRYRISACDIAEKYIRASRDTNNSRRQRRRVVERSEPFYYRWLLVISIAVLYNWYIIIARSCFPALQTEYYVWWYVLDYLFDVIYVCDMGVQLRTGYLEQGLLVTDSTKLRDHYLKSKTFVLDFFSILPYDLLYLIQMKVTPYFRLPRLLRVPRLLEFFDRTETVSNFPNLFRVVNLLLYILIIIHWNACFYFAISTKIGFCKDNWVYKPNESCENGGGAEWDKLSRQYIYSLYWSTLTLTTIGETPVPESDIEFLFVILDFLAGVLIFATIVGNVGSMITNMNASRAEFQSKMDSIKQYMNMRKVSRDLEARVIRWFDYLWSHNKSLDEETILQSLPEKLRAEIAIHVHLDTLKRVSIFSDCDPGLLVELVLKLKPQIFSPGDYVCRKGDIGREMYIVKLGKLQVVGEDGKTVFATLSEGSYFGEISILNVPGSLTGNRRTANVRSVGYSDCFCLSKDDLLDALKEYPEARAILEERGRTILMKDGLIDEEAAKRKNQDPTHQEALERVEGLDSKVNHQQQRFSRLVAEYSNSQMKLKQRLTRVEKKLKSLQRNGDSTSERSRLRGDSENEITDRRDNISQKSDNEKSKDD, encoded by the exons CAACAGCCGGCGACAGCGTCGTAGGGTGGTGGAGCGGTCAGAGCCCTTCTACTATAGGTGGCTGttggtcatcagtattgccgtCCTATATAACTGGTACATCATCATTGCAAGGTCTTGTTTCCCGGCTCTTCAGACAGAGTACTACGTCTGGTGGTACGTCCTCGATTATCTTTTCGACGTCATATACGTTTGTGACATGGGAGTCCAGCTTCGCACAG GTTATTTAGAGCAAGGGCTTCTTGTCACAGATTCAACAAAACTTCGAGACCATTATCTGAAATCAAAAACCTTTGTTTTGGATTTTTTCTCTATTTTACCTTATGATCTACTATACTTGATACAAATGAAAGTGACGCCGTACTTCCGCTTACCAAGACTCCTACGAGTTCCGCGTCTTTTGGAATTCTTCGATCGGACAGAAACGGTGTCGAACTTTCCAAACTTATTCAGAGTCGTCAATTTGCTGTTATACATTCTGATCATCATTCATTGGAATGCATGTTTTTATTTCGCCATCTCAACTAAAATCGGTTTTTGCAAGGATAACTGGGTTTATAAACCAAATGAATCGTGCGAGAACGGTGGTGGTGCTGAATGGGATAAACTATCGCGACAGTACATTTACAGTTTGTATTGGTCCACTCTTACCCTGACAACCATTGGTGAAACACCTGTCCCAGAATCGGACATAGAGTTTCTGTTTGTTATTTTAGACTTCCTCGCCGGTGTCCTTATCTTCGCTACGATTGTTGGTAACGTAGGCTCCATGATTACAAATATGAACGCCTCACGTGCAGAATTCCAAAGCAAAATGGACAGCATCAAACAGTACATGAACATGCGAAAGGTAAGTCGCGACCTCGAAGCTAGAGTCATAAGGTGGTTTGATTACCTCTGGTCCCATAACAAAAGTCTTGATGAGGAAACTATTTTACAATCACTACCTGAGAAACTCCGAGCGGAAATTGCAATCCACGTCCATCTCGACACTCTCAAGCGAGTCAGTATCTTCTCAGACTGCGATCCAGGACTCCTAGTAGAACTTGTCCTGAAACTAAAACCACAAATTTTCAGCCCTGGTGACTATGTATGTAGGAAAGGTGATATCGGAAGGGAAATGTACATAGTCAAGCTGGGCAAACTTCAGGTTGTAGGAGAAGATGGCAAGACTGTTTTTGCCACGCTCAGTGAAGGTAGTTATTTCGGTGAAATCAGCATTTTGAACGTGCCTGGAAGTCTAACTGGTAACAGACGGACGGCTAATGTTCGGAGTGTCGGTTACTCAGACTGCTTTTGTCTTTCTAAGGACGATTTACTGGATGCTCTTAAGGAGTACCCAGAGGCAAGGGCGATATTGGAGGAGCGAGGGCGAACGATCCTGATGAAGGACGGACTGATCGACGAAGAAGCAGCTAAACGGAAGAACCAGGATCCAACACACCAAGAGGCTTTGGAGCGTGTGGAAGGACTTGACTCAAAGGTGAATCACCAGCAACAGAGATTCTCGCGACTAGTTGCAGAGTACAGTAATTCACAGATGAAGCTGAAACAACGTTTAACTagggtcgaaaagaaactcaaAAGCTTGCAACGAAATGGAGATAGTACATCAGAAAGAAGCCGCCTCCGAGGAGACTCTGAAAACGAAATCACAGACAGACGAGATAATATATCTCAGAAGTCGGACAATGAAAAATCAAAAGATGATTGA